A genomic stretch from Scomber scombrus chromosome 8, fScoSco1.1, whole genome shotgun sequence includes:
- the LOC133985215 gene encoding 5-hydroxytryptamine receptor 3C-like, producing MTNIKTARLIFICFALPHSFEAALNCTSPSPEALNEALERNLFSKNQVRPVKRFSDTLNVTIGITLVGILGVDEKAQSLTTFIWQFLEWDIAGLNWDEEECGTKKVSVLREKVWIPDIHIAEFMDEDKSPKAPYVYLLNTGHVYDSRPIRVVSSCRLGIYTFPFDVQNCTLTFESYLHIASDITMIQGATAANILKESRKVIQTNGEWELADIKVAPSTLVLDEETFSEIAYYIILRRRPILYVVNLLVPSCFLLTLDMFSFLLPLQSVDRCSFKMTLILGYQVFLLIMNDLLPVTGEIIPIINVFFSISLALMVASLLETIFISNIQSSSSQYSMAPNWLSVFVLRYLAVLVCIPPKKKSNRITVSLHPPAKGMTKLLFILFCFSKELQGKSDKTSSVETPQDPALDELRKLRNDLTAIRLQMERRLEGTKNSKEWYMIGIVIDRLLFGMYIIFVSVSCITILCIWLVSKSYVK from the exons ATGACAAACATAAAGACAGCCAGGCTAATCTTCATCTGTTTTGCACTGCCTCACA GTTTTGAAGCAGCATTGAACTGCACAAGCCCAAGCCCAGAAGCCTTGAATGAAGCACTTGAGAGGAACTTATTCTCTAAAAATCAGGTTCGCCCAGTAAAACGCTTTTCAGATACACTGAACGTAACCATTGGTATCACTTTGGTGGGAATTTTAGGAGTG GATGAAAAAGCCCAATCCCTGACAACATTCATATGGCAATTCCTG GAGTGGGACATAGCAGGACTGAACTGGGATGAGGAGGAATGTGGAACTAAAAAAGTCTCTGTCTTGCGAGAAAAGGTTTGGATCCCAGACATCCACATCGCAGAgtt TATGGATGAGGACAAATCTCCCAAAGCTCCTTATGTGTACTTATTAAACACAGGTCATGTTTATGATAGTAGGCCGATCCGAGTGGTCAGTTCGTGCCGATTAGGCATCTACACTTTCCCCTTCGATGTCCAAAACTGCACTCTGACCTTTGAATCCTATCTACATATTG CTTCTGATATAACAATGATTCAAGGCGCCACAGCTGCTAACATCCTAAAGGAGTCCAGAAAAGTGATCCAGACCAATGGAGAGTGGGAGCTCGCAGACATCAAAGTAGCTCCATCTACTTTGGTGTTAGATGAGGAAACCTTCTCTGAGATTGCATACTAT ATCATTTTAAGACGTAGACCAATCCTGTATGTGGTGAACCTCCTGGTCCCCAGCTGCTTCCTCCTCACGCTGGATATGTTCAGCTTCCTGCTGCCTCTCCAAAGTGTGGACAGATGCTCTTTTAAGATGACCCTCATTCTGGGCTACCAGGTCTTCCTGCTCATTATGAATGACCTGCTGCCTGTCACTGGCGAAATAATACCTATCATAA atgTTTTCTTCTCCATCAGTTTAGCTCTGATGGTGGCCAGCCTGTTGGAGACGATATTCATCAGTAATATCCAGTCAAGCTCCAGCCAGTACAGTATGGCGCCTAACTGGCTCAGTGTCTTTGTGCTACGCTACCTAGCTGTACTCGTTTGtatccccccaaaaaagaagAGTAACCGCATCACAGTCTCCCTTCACCCACCTGCTAAAGGTATGACAAAATTACTGTttatcttattttgttttt CAAAAGAGCTTCAGGGAAAGTCTGACAAAACATCTTCAGTAGAAACCCCTCAGGACCCAGCCCTGGATGAACTGAGGAAGTTACGCAACGATCTCACAGCCATCCGCCTCCAGATGGAAAGACGCTTGGAGGGAACCAAAAACTCAAAGGAGTGGTACATGATTGGGATAGTCATAGACCGT